In Limibacter armeniacum, a single window of DNA contains:
- the gloA2 gene encoding SMU1112c/YaeR family gloxylase I-like metalloprotein, which yields MLRPKKIHHIAVIVSDYSKSKEFYTEILGLKILQEVYRKERGSYKLDLAVNDMYQIELFSFPNPPARTSRPEACGLRHIAFEVENIEASAEALTIKGVEVEPIRIDPFTEKKFTFFADPDGLPIELYEG from the coding sequence ATGTTAAGACCAAAGAAAATACACCATATCGCTGTAATTGTATCGGACTACTCGAAATCGAAAGAATTCTATACTGAAATATTAGGGCTTAAGATACTGCAAGAAGTTTACAGAAAAGAGCGAGGTTCTTACAAGCTTGACCTTGCCGTAAACGATATGTACCAAATAGAGCTGTTTTCTTTCCCTAACCCTCCTGCCCGAACATCACGCCCTGAAGCTTGTGGATTAAGGCATATTGCTTTTGAAGTAGAAAATATAGAAGCATCTGCTGAGGCGCTGACAATAAAAGGTGTGGAAGTCGAACCGATCAGAATTGATCCTTTTACAGAGAAGAAGTTTACGTTTTTTGCTGATCCGGATGGGTTGCCGATCGAGTTGTATGAGGGGTAA